From the Cohaesibacter sp. ES.047 genome, the window CTTGACCGCTTTCACGAGGCCCGGCAGGTAATCGAACACCTTGTCAGCCCCAAAGCGGGTGATGAGAGTCAGGCGGCCTGCCTCGTTGTCCGGGTTCAGCACGTCGATCAGACGCAACAGATCATCGGGCTCGAGCGAAGGACCGCATTTCAGGCCAACGGGGTTTTCGATGCCGCGGAAGAATTCCACATGGGCATGATCGATCTGGCGGGTCCGGTCCCCGATCCAGAGCATATGCCCCGACGTCGCATAATAATCGCCGGTGATGGAATCGGTGCGCGTGAAGGCCTCTTCATAGCCTAGCAGTAGAGCTTCGTGACTGGTGAAGAAGTCTGTCGAACGCAACGCCTCGGTTTCTCCCGGATCGACACCGCAGGCCCGCATGAAGTCCATGGCCTCGGAAATGCGATGGGCCAGTTCCTTGTAACGATCACCCTGCGGGCTACCCTTGAGGAAGTCCAGCGTCCACTGATGCACATGATCAAGATTGGCAAAGCCACCCTGAGCAAAGGCACGCAGCAGGTTGAGCGTCGCGGCCGACTGGCGATAGGCCATCTCCATCCGGTGCGGATCCGGAAAGCGGCTGCTCTCGGTAAAATCGATATCGTTGATAATGTCGCCCCGATAGCTCGGCAGTTCCACACCGTCAACAGTCTCAGTCGACGAGGAACGCGGCTTGGCGAACTGCCCTGCAATACGGCCAACCTTGACCACCGGCGATGCGGCGGCATAGGTCAGCACCGCGGCCATTTGCAAGAACACGCGGAAGAAATCGCGAATGTTGTCTGGGTGATGCTCCGCAAAGGCTTCGGCGCAGTCGCCACCTTGCAGGAGAAAGCCATTACCCTCAGCAACCCGAGCCAGCTGCGCGCGCAGCCTGCGGGCCTCGCCAGCAAAGACCAAAGGCGGATAGGTGGCAAGGCGACCCTCGACAGATTTCACTGCTTCAAGGTCTGGATAGTCAGGCACCTGAACGATCGGTTTAGAGCGCCAGCTGTCCGGGGTCCATGTCTTGCTCATATTACCCTCTTTTCACTTCACTTATCGCCGGGTTCTTCCCGGCTTGAGCCCTTTCCATAGCTTCGTCAACAATCACGCAGGCTGGAAAGGCCCAGTTTCATACTAAGCAACAAAGCCCGTTTTCAAGGGAGCACGGGAATTGTCGGAGATAGAACAACCGGCCACGAGTTGTCTGTCAAAGGCCGGTTGCGAGGCTGTTATACACATCTGCCTTGCGGGATTCCACTCATGTTTGCGCGAAATTCCCGAAAACGACTTAATCCATTGGTCCCAAGCGAACAGAAACCAGGTGCAAGACAAAGCCCTGAAAACCGGACCGGGAATGGATCGGGGTCCGGCGATCAGTGTCTAGTGAATCTTGCGCTTGGCGGCCTTGGCAGCATAAGGGTTGTCCCCCTTGCGCATCAGCATGCGCACCGGCACCGCGGGAATCTTGAACATGTCCCGCAAGTCGTTGAGCAGATAGCGCGTATAGCTGTCCGGCAAGGCTTCTGGCCGGGAGCACATCACCACGAAGGTCGGCGGCCGTGCCTTGATCTGGGTGGCGTAGCGA encodes:
- a CDS encoding class II 3-deoxy-7-phosphoheptulonate synthase, which encodes MSKTWTPDSWRSKPIVQVPDYPDLEAVKSVEGRLATYPPLVFAGEARRLRAQLARVAEGNGFLLQGGDCAEAFAEHHPDNIRDFFRVFLQMAAVLTYAAASPVVKVGRIAGQFAKPRSSSTETVDGVELPSYRGDIINDIDFTESSRFPDPHRMEMAYRQSAATLNLLRAFAQGGFANLDHVHQWTLDFLKGSPQGDRYKELAHRISEAMDFMRACGVDPGETEALRSTDFFTSHEALLLGYEEAFTRTDSITGDYYATSGHMLWIGDRTRQIDHAHVEFFRGIENPVGLKCGPSLEPDDLLRLIDVLNPDNEAGRLTLITRFGADKVFDYLPGLVKAVKAEGKKVIWSCDPMHGNVIKASNGYKTRPFDRILKEVESFFAVHLTEGTYAGGVHVEMTGKNVTECTGGAHAITEDDLSDRYHTACDPRLNADQALELSFLIADNIKKQRASRNGENNGKLAIA